A genomic stretch from Primulina huaijiensis isolate GDHJ02 chromosome 14, ASM1229523v2, whole genome shotgun sequence includes:
- the LOC140956536 gene encoding uncharacterized protein isoform X2 — protein sequence MPLATLSLSLSPRDTSNPNNRIPMASRSLYSHSKVSFGFRGKQTRELVNTGTIKHGSLCCYAPGVLALIYTNTSIASKPLRFNWSSIKASASSGRSRSSSSRRVYNQSQAQPSVAIVKQMASSVLPAGVFAVVIFGRDFGDEGLFFLAESLAYNQVAEDVNFCCKWDNC from the exons ATGCCTTTGGCCACTCTATCTCTATCTCTATCTCCTCGTGACACTTCCAATCCAAATAATCGCATACCAATGGCGTCACGCTCTCTGTATTCTCATTCAAAG GTTAGTTTCGGATTTCGGGGGAAACAGACAAGAGAGTTGGTCAACACCGGCACCATCAAGCATGGTTCGCTGTGCTGCTATGCGCCGGGTGTTCTTGCCCTTATATACACTAATACGTCCATCGCTTCGAAACCCTTACGTTTTAATTGGTCGAGCATTAAAGCGTCCGCCTCTTCTGGACGTAGTCGTAGCTCCAGCTCTCGCAGAGTTTACAACCAGTCTCAAGCACAACCCTCCGTTGCTATTGTGAAACAAATGGCTTCCTCTGTTCTCCCCGCAGGCGTATTTGCTGTTGTCATATTCG GTCGCGACTTTGGAGATGAAGGGTTATTCTTTCTAGCTGAGAGCTTAGCATACAATCAG GTTGCTGAGGATGTAAATTTTTGCTGCAAATGGGATAACTGCTGA
- the LOC140956536 gene encoding uncharacterized protein isoform X1, whose amino-acid sequence MPLATLSLSLSPRDTSNPNNRIPMASRSLYSHSKVSFGFRGKQTRELVNTGTIKHGSLCCYAPGVLALIYTNTSIASKPLRFNWSSIKASASSGRSRSSSSRRVYNQSQAQPSVAIVKQMASSVLPAGVFAVVIFVLWKMVEKILVPKPVKSVSEENKPSQTLWDIFIIIFWSKEREIIQAKVK is encoded by the exons ATGCCTTTGGCCACTCTATCTCTATCTCTATCTCCTCGTGACACTTCCAATCCAAATAATCGCATACCAATGGCGTCACGCTCTCTGTATTCTCATTCAAAG GTTAGTTTCGGATTTCGGGGGAAACAGACAAGAGAGTTGGTCAACACCGGCACCATCAAGCATGGTTCGCTGTGCTGCTATGCGCCGGGTGTTCTTGCCCTTATATACACTAATACGTCCATCGCTTCGAAACCCTTACGTTTTAATTGGTCGAGCATTAAAGCGTCCGCCTCTTCTGGACGTAGTCGTAGCTCCAGCTCTCGCAGAGTTTACAACCAGTCTCAAGCACAACCCTCCGTTGCTATTGTGAAACAAATGGCTTCCTCTGTTCTCCCCGCAGGCGTATTTGCTGTTGTCATATTCG TTTTGTGGAAAATGGTGGAGAAAATCCTCGTACCAAAACCTGTTAAGTCTGTATCAGAAGAGAATAAACCCAGTCAAACCCTCTGGGACATATTTATTATCATCTTTTGGAGCAAAGAGAGAGAGATAATCCAAGCTAAGGTTAAATGA
- the LOC140956536 gene encoding uncharacterized protein isoform X3 encodes MPLATLSLSLSPRDTSNPNNRIPMASRSLYSHSKVSFGFRGKQTRELVNTGTIKHGSLCCYAPGVLALIYTNTSIASKPLRFNWSSIKASASSGRSRSSSSRRVYNQSQAQPSVAIVKQMASSVLPAGVFAVVIFAYSFVENGGENPRTKTC; translated from the exons ATGCCTTTGGCCACTCTATCTCTATCTCTATCTCCTCGTGACACTTCCAATCCAAATAATCGCATACCAATGGCGTCACGCTCTCTGTATTCTCATTCAAAG GTTAGTTTCGGATTTCGGGGGAAACAGACAAGAGAGTTGGTCAACACCGGCACCATCAAGCATGGTTCGCTGTGCTGCTATGCGCCGGGTGTTCTTGCCCTTATATACACTAATACGTCCATCGCTTCGAAACCCTTACGTTTTAATTGGTCGAGCATTAAAGCGTCCGCCTCTTCTGGACGTAGTCGTAGCTCCAGCTCTCGCAGAGTTTACAACCAGTCTCAAGCACAACCCTCCGTTGCTATTGTGAAACAAATGGCTTCCTCTGTTCTCCCCGCAGGCGTATTTGCTGTTGTCATATTCG CTTACAGTTTTGTGGAAAATGGTGGAGAAAATCCTCGTACCAAAACCTGTTAA